A single genomic interval of Apteryx mantelli isolate bAptMan1 chromosome 21, bAptMan1.hap1, whole genome shotgun sequence harbors:
- the WHRN gene encoding whirlin isoform X3 has protein sequence MTVKDIGRLPHARTTVDETRWIASSQIGETLVSSAGAVGNHAAEATARPLFYRGLAGSQVTLSTMVNQTRVMLEEQARHLLNEQERATMGYYLDEYKEGNIPVDALVMALFELLNTHAKFSLLSEVRGVISPQDLDRFDNLVLKREIESMKARQPSGPSVGTDSYSMMSYSDTVSSSSSHFTSTTVSSARNTSELEGGGDSHQSSINTLPDISLDDLSSFPEEPPNFKPPPPPSAPQRLDPSAAQHRNPGKDKSKRPSSESSQSGLFFVAPRNPTPPPSHPEKDTVSLTSSTNSSTEESAPNAVYATISPALHSSRRQMDAQLSLVSQHPIGPFPRVQSPTRLKSPSQESPAAGGLQSTSSPSPPPPPAHPAPPPPDKGSPRSVANQHFIMVEVHQPNSEPDVNEVRPLPQARASTLSQLSDSGQTLSEDSGVDIGEVEMSGKDKSRQPVPGKSRSLKEAARSEGAAEGASKPPGLLEPTSCLIRVSKSAPTLGIAIEGGANTRQPLPRIVTIQRGGSAHNCGKLKVGHVILEVNGTGLRGKEHREAARIIAEAFKLKEKDYIDFLVTEFNVVL, from the exons ATGACGGTGAAGGATATTGGGAGGTTGCCCCACGCCCGCACCACCGTGGATGAAACCAGGTGGATAGCAAGCTCCCAGATCGGAGAGACCCTCGTCAGCTCAGCAGG GGCAGTGGGCAACCACGCTGCGGAGGCAACAGCCAGG CCTTTGTTTTACCGAGGCCTGGCAGGCTCCCAGGTGACACTGAGCACCATGGTAAACCAGACCCGGGTTATGCTGGAAGAACAAGCGCGTCACCTGCTGAATGAACAGGAGCGGGCGACCATGGGGTACTACCTTGACGAATATAAGGAAGGCAACATCCCCGTGGATGCTCTGGTCATGGCGCTCTTCGAGCTACTCAACACACATGCTAAG TTCTCACTGCTTTCAGAGGTGCGGGGCGTGATCTCCCCACAAGACCTCGACCGCTTCGACAACCTAGTGCTGAAGCGAGAGATTGAATCCATGAAGGCCCGGCAGCCCTCGGGGCCCAGCGTTGGCACTGACTCCTACTCCATGATGTCCTACAGCGACACCGTCTCTTCCTCCAGCAGCCACTTCACCTCTACAACCGTCAGCTCAGCCAGG AACACATCAGAATTGGAGGGAGGTGGAGACAGCCATCAAAGTAGCATCAACACCTTGCCAGACATCTCCCTG GATGATCTCTCCTCCTTCCCGGAAGAACCACCCAACTTCAAGCCTCCGCCTCCTCCTTCAGCCCCTCAGAGGCTGGacccctctgctgcccagcacaggaaCCCAGGAAAAGACAAGTCGAAGCGCCCTTCCTCTGAGTCCTCTCAGTCGGGCCTCTTCTTTGTGGCCCCCCGAAACCCCACACCCCCTCCTAGCCACCCCGAGAAGGACACAGTCAGCCTGACCTCCTCTACTAATTCATCCACTGAGGAGTCTGCCCCAAACGCTGTCTACGCTACCATTTCTCCGGCCCTGCACAGCTCTAGGAGGCAAATGGATGCCCAGCTCTCCTTGGTCAGCCAGCACCCCATCGGTCCTTTCCCCAGGGTCCAGTCCCCAACAAGGTTGAAGAGCCCATCCCAGGAAAGTCCCGCAGCTGGTGGGCTTCAGAGCACCTCTTCCccatcccctcctcctcccccagcccacccagcgCCCCCCCCGCCAGACAAGGGCAGCCCACGGTCAGTGGCCAACCAGCATTTCATCATGGTGGAGGTACACCAACCCAACAGCGAGCCCGACGTGAACGAAGTGAGGCCCTTGCCCCAGGCCAgag CCTCCACGCTCTCCCAGCTGTCGGACAGCGGGCAGACCCTCAGCGAGGACAGCGGGGTGGACATCGGGGAGGTTGAGATGAGCGGCAAGGACAAGAGCCGGCAGCCGGTCCCCGGGAAAAGCCGAAGCCTCAAGGAGGCCGCGAGGAGCGAGGGGGCGGCAGAGGGGGCCTCCAAGCCG CCCGGGCTCCTGGAGCCCACGTCGTGTCTGATCCGAGTGTCCAAGAGCGCACCAACCTTGGGAATCGCCATCGAGGGTGGAGCAAACACtcggcagccgctgccccggaTCGTCACCATCCAG CGCGGGGGCTCTGCCCACAACTGTGGCAAGCTGAAGGTGGGTCACGTCATCCTGGAGGTGAACGGCACGGGGCTGCGGGGCAAAGAGCACCGGGAAGCCGCGCGCATCATTGCTGAAGCCTTTAAGCTGAAGGAGAAGGACTACATTGATTTTCTGGTCACAGAATTCAACGTCGTCCTTTAG